Proteins from a single region of Hordeum vulgare subsp. vulgare chromosome 6H, MorexV3_pseudomolecules_assembly, whole genome shotgun sequence:
- the LOC123401462 gene encoding TORTIFOLIA1-like protein 3, giving the protein MGTAARPRGAPEPLKQRVNRCLLRLSDRDTEAMAAAELDAVARALAADELAAFVAAVSDARPTDKTPLRRHSLRLLALVAASHPRDAVAPLVPRILAAALRRVRDQDSSVRGALVDAARAAAAASASAAAALGPLADALLHEQDQCAQLAAALATVAAVEASPLTADLASYLHKLQPRLLKLLRSNAFKAKPALISLIGASAAVAGDAQVTASIPCLRDAIASDDWAARKAAAEALAAFALEYKDLLMTHKSSCLAYFEARRFDKVKIVRDSMSRMIEAWKEIPDIEEEELSSCTAPASLSQRRSSLAGSVSDGRYPAASLGSNSVQSATRKNRLPTSRSPPPDVLPGVTRKNSPSSIRNKRLSPPSNRKVGQAKNCDYKADTAIAPDATPIKEVTEEKLLKGGNLRSRLETRRALFQGNEAKAGSRVVPYECGGNLEEISEVEGGSERAQSGLKDEGLSEIRTQLLQIEKQQSGLLDLLQKFMGKSENGMNSLETRVHGLEMALDEISRDLAVSSERMSSSEPRVNTCCILSPKFWRRHDGVRNSSRFSASSVPNSSEGSRTSYKWERQKFGVQGGFVTNPLAEPNISSVGRTAVTQEGRRKDLALQKSRVG; this is encoded by the exons ATGGGCACCGCCGCGCGCCCGCGCGGCGCCCCCGAGCCGCTGAAGCAGCGCGTCAACCGCTGCCTCCTCCGGCTCTCGGACCGCGACaccgaggccatggcggcggccgagCTCGACGCCGTCGCGCGCGCCCTGGCGGCCGACGAGCTCGCGGCCTTCGTCGCCGCCGTCTCCGACGCGCGCCCCACCGACAAGACCCCGCTCCGGCGCCACTCGCTCCGCCTCCTCGCGCTCGTCGCCGCGTCGCACCCGCGCGACGCCGTCGCGCCCCTGGTCCCGCGCATCCTCGCCGCCGCGCTCCGCCGCGTCCGCGACCAGGACTCGTCCGTGCGCGGCGcgctcgtcgacgccgcccgcgcCGCGGCGGCCGCGTCCGCGTCTGCCGCCGCCGCGCTCGGGCCGCTCGCGGACGCGCTCCTCCACGAGCAGGACCAGTGCGCGCAGCTCGCGGCCGCGCTCGCCACCGTCGCCGCCGTCGAGGCATCCCCGCTCACCGCCGACCTCGCCTCCTACCTCCACAAGCTCCAACCCCGCCTCCTCAAGCTCCTCCGCAGCAATGCCTTCAAGGCCAAGCCCGCCCTCATCAGCCTCATCGGCGCCTCCGCGGCCGTGGCCGGCGACGCCCAGGTGACCGCTTCCATCCCGTGCCTCCGCGACGCAATCGCCAGCGACGACTGGGCGGCGAGGAAGGCCGCGGCCGAGGCGCTTGCCGCATTTGCCCTAGAGTACAAGGATCTTCTCATGACCCACAAATCCTCTTGCCTCGCCTATTTCGAGGCTAGGAGGTTTGACAAG GTCAAGATTGTGCGGGACTCGATGAGCAGGATGATCGAGGCGTGGAAAGAGATACCAGACATCGAAGAGGAAGAATTATCCTCATGTACGGCGCCGGCGTCACTTTCACAACGAAGATCTTCTCTCGCAG GGAGTGTAAGTGATGGGAGATATCCAGCTGCTTCCTTGGGCTCAAACTCCGTCCAGTCAGCGACGAGGAAGAATAGATTACCTACGAGCAGGTCGCCTCCTCCTGATGTGTTACCTGGTGTCACAAGAAAGAACAGCCCCTCATCCATCAGAAACAAGAGGCTGTCACCGCCTTCAAACCGCAAGGTAGGCCAAGCGAAGAATTGCGACTACAAGGCTGACACTGCAATTGCACCTGATGCTACCCCGATCAAAGAGGTGACGGAGGAGAAGCTTCTGAAAGGAGGCAATCTGAGATCTAGGCTGGAAACAAGGAGGGCGCTTTTCCAGGGCAATGAAGCGAAGGCTGGTTCGCGAGTTGTTCCGTATGAATGTGGTGGTAACTTGGAAGAGATTTCTGAGGTTGAAGGTGGTTCAGAGAGGGCTCAGTCAGGCCTCAAAGACGAGGGCTTGTCAGAGATCAGGACACAGCTGCTTCAGATTGAGAAACAGCAGAGTGGTTTGCTTGATCTTCTCCAG AAATTTATGGGGAAATCTGAGAATGGCATGAACTCTTTGGAGACAAGGGTCCATGGCCTAGAGATGGCATTGGATGAGATATCACGTGACCTAGCAGTTTCTTCAGAAAGGATGTCAAGCAGTGAACCCCGTGTGAACACCTGTTGCATTCTGAGCCCAAAATTCTGGAGAAGGCATGATGGTGTTAGAAACTCCTCCAGATTTTCTGCCTCCAGTGTTCCAAACAGCTCGGAGGGGAGCAGAACTTCTTACAAGTGGGAAAGGCAGAAATTTGGAGTTCAGGGTGGATTTGTCACCAACCCGTTAGCCGAGCCAAATATTTCTTCTGTTGGGAGAACTGCGGTTACTCAAGAAGGCAGAAGGAAGGATTTGGCTTTACAGAAGTCAag